In a single window of the Diospyros lotus cultivar Yz01 chromosome 10, ASM1463336v1, whole genome shotgun sequence genome:
- the LOC127812272 gene encoding nucleoside hydrolase 3-like isoform X2, which translates to MIDKISAGPITVFIIGAHTNFAIFLMKYPHLKKNVKHIYVMGGGVRSKNPTGCCPKNSSSSCQPRQCGNHGNLFTDYTSNPYAEFNIFGDPFAAYQVIHSGIPVTLVPLDATNTIPITEKFFEALEQNQLTYEAQYCFMSLKMARDTWFDDQFYTSYFMWDSFTSGVATSIMRHSHDHNGKNEFAEMELMNITVVTSNKPYGVSDGSNPFFDGLGTPKFKLKKGGVHSGHVQTGLRDPFCIVENGKGRCKDGYTMEVTGPEAVPVLVATKAKPNRDPSNSLDREFFRSFLDVLNSPQHAGRFNFTTQFPYYKETLYKPDFGGRKLGKNVVFDMDMSAGDFLALFYLLKVPVEVINLKAIIVSPTGWANAATIDAIYDLLHMMGRDDIAVGLGDVFAMNQSDPLFSAVGDCKYAKAIPHGGGGFLDSDTLFGLARDLPRSPRRYTAENSVKFGAPRDTDHPELRQPLALEIWESLVKSLDPGSKITLLTNGPLTNLAKIILSDNNTSSLIQDVYIVGGHINYDNTEEKGNVFTIPSNEYAEFNMFLDPLAAKTVFSSGLNITLIPLGVQRRVSEFPMILERLHRITKTPEAMFTRRLLSRLHRLQQKHHRYQHMDIFLGEILGAVILGDEHSIVNSFFQVKPIEVIAEGVDSKDGQMKINEKSGKSVKILENVNSMAYYNLFSNQLGEKLQSAVIASFSAQTRTWSKNQSGI; encoded by the exons ATGATCGACAAAATCTCTGCAGGTCCAATCACGGTCTTTATCATCGGGGCACACACAAACTTTGCCATTTTTCTTATGAAATATCCCCATCTGAAGAAGAATGTCAAGCACATTTACGTTATGGGTGGTGGTGTGAGGTCAAAGAACCCTACTGGTTGCTGCCCCAAAAACTCGAGCTCTTCTTGCCAGCCCCGGCAATGTGGCAATCACGGTAATTTGTTCACCGATTACACCAGTAATCCTTATGCAGAGTTCAATATCTTTGGAGATCCTTTTGCAGCGTATCAG GTTATCCATTCTGGGATCCCAGTTACTCTTGTCCCACTAGATGCAACAAACACCATTCCGATCACTGAAAAGTTCTTCGAGGCACTTGAGCAGAATCAACTTACATATGAGGCGCAGTACTGCTTCATGTCCTTGAAAATGGCTCGCGACACTTGGTTTGACGATCAGTTTTACacg AGTTATTTTATGTGGGACTCATTTACATCTGGTGTAGCTACTTCAATCATGCGACACTCGCATGATCATAATGGCAAAAACGAGTTTGCTGAAATGGAGTTGATGAATATAACTGTAGTTACTTCAAACAAACCGTATGGGGTGTCTGATGGCTCAAATCCGTTCTTCGATGGCCTTGGAACTCCGAAATTCAAATTAAAGAAAGGTGGAGTTCACAGCGGCCATGTTCAGACTGGACTCCGAGATCCATTTTGCATCGTCGAGAATGGGAAAGGGAGATGTAAG GATGGTTATACCATGGAGGTAACAGGTCCAGAAGCAGTGCCTGTGCTTGTTGCTACGAAAGCAAAACCGAATCGTGATCCTAGCAACTCCTTGGACAGAGAGTTTTTCAGAAGCTTCTTGGAT GTTCTTAACAGCCCTCAGCATGCTGGAAGGTTCAATTTCACAACACAATTTCCTTACTACAAAGAGACTCTATACAAACCAGATTTTGGAGGGAGGAAACTTGGGAAGAATGTGGTGTTTGATATGGATATGAGTGCAGGAGACTTTCTAGCCCTCTTTTATCTTCTTAAAGTACCCGTGGAAGTGATCAACCTCAAG GCAATAATAGTAAGTCCAACAGGCTGGGCAAATGCTGCAACAATAGATGCCATCTATGATTTACTACATATGATGGGCCGCGATGACATTGCAGTTGGTCTAGGTGACGTATTTGCAATGAACCAGTCTGATCCTCTTTTCTCTGCTGTTGGAGACTGCAAGTATGCCAAGGCTATCCCACATGGCGGTGGAGGATTTCTGGACTCCGATACTCTCTTTGGACTTGCTCGTGATCTACCACGAAGCCCACGAAG GTACACAGCAGAGAACTCTGTAAAATTTGGAGCTCCTCGCGATACTGATCATCCTGAACTGAGACAACCCCTAGCACTGGAAATATGGGAGTCTCTAGTGAAATCGCTCGATCCAGGTTCAAAGATCACATTACTGACCAATGGTCCGTTGACTAATTTAGCAAAGATAATCCTTTCAGACAACAACACATCTTCCCTAATTCAG GATGTATATATAGTGGGAGGACATATCAACTACGATAACacagaagaaaaaggaaatgtcTTTACTATTCCTTCAAATGAATATGCAGAGTTCAATATGTTCCTTGACCCTCTGGCTGCAAAGACTGTGTTTTCTTCAGGGCTCAATATCACCCTTATTCCACTAGGCGTTCAGCGCAGAGTCAGTGAATTTCCTATGATTCTGGAAAGGTTGCACCGGATTACGAAGACACCCGAAGCTATGTTTACGAGGCGTTTGCTATCAAGGCTACACCGGTTGCAGCAAAAGCATCACAGATATCAACATATG GATATATTCTTGGGAGAAATTCTTGGTGCAGTTATCTTGGGAGATGAACATTCCATTGTGAACTCATTCTTTCAAGTAAAGCCTATAGAAGTAATTGCAGAAGGTGTTGATTCTAAAGATGGGCAAATGAAAATCAATGAAAAGAGTGGAAAATCagtaaaaatattggaaaatgTAAACTCTATGGCATACTACAATCTCTTTTCAAATCAGCTTGGTGAAAAGCTACAATCAGCCGTGATTGCAAGTTTTAGCGCACAGACAAGAACTTGGAGTAAAAACCAAAGCGGTATTTGA
- the LOC127812272 gene encoding nucleoside hydrolase 3-like isoform X3, protein MKYPHLKKNVKHIYVMGGGVRSKNPTGCCPKNSSSSCQPRQCGNHGNLFTDYTSNPYAEFNIFGDPFAAYQVIHSGIPVTLVPLDATNTIPITEKFFEALEQNQLTYEAQYCFMSLKMARDTWFDDQFYTSYFMWDSFTSGVATSIMRHSHDHNGKNEFAEMELMNITVVTSNKPYGVSDGSNPFFDGLGTPKFKLKKGGVHSGHVQTGLRDPFCIVENGKGRCKDGYTMEVTGPEAVPVLVATKAKPNRDPSNSLDREFFRSFLDVLNSPQHAGRFNFTTQFPYYKETLYKPDFGGRKLGKNVVFDMDMSAGDFLALFYLLKVPVEVINLKAIIVSPTGWANAATIDAIYDLLHMMGRDDIAVGLGDVFAMNQSDPLFSAVGDCKYAKAIPHGGGGFLDSDTLFGLARDLPRSPRRYTAENSVKFGAPRDTDHPELRQPLALEIWESLVKSLDPGSKITLLTNGPLTNLAKIILSDNNTSSLIQDVYIVGGHINYDNTEEKGNVFTIPSNEYAEFNMFLDPLAAKTVFSSGLNITLIPLGVQRRVSEFPMILERLHRITKTPEAMFTRRLLSRLHRLQQKHHRYQHMDIFLGEILGAVILGDEHSIVNSFFQVKPIEVIAEGVDSKDGQMKINEKSGKSVKILENVNSMAYYNLFSNQLGEKLQSAVIASFSAQTRTWSKNQSGI, encoded by the exons ATGAAATATCCCCATCTGAAGAAGAATGTCAAGCACATTTACGTTATGGGTGGTGGTGTGAGGTCAAAGAACCCTACTGGTTGCTGCCCCAAAAACTCGAGCTCTTCTTGCCAGCCCCGGCAATGTGGCAATCACGGTAATTTGTTCACCGATTACACCAGTAATCCTTATGCAGAGTTCAATATCTTTGGAGATCCTTTTGCAGCGTATCAG GTTATCCATTCTGGGATCCCAGTTACTCTTGTCCCACTAGATGCAACAAACACCATTCCGATCACTGAAAAGTTCTTCGAGGCACTTGAGCAGAATCAACTTACATATGAGGCGCAGTACTGCTTCATGTCCTTGAAAATGGCTCGCGACACTTGGTTTGACGATCAGTTTTACacg AGTTATTTTATGTGGGACTCATTTACATCTGGTGTAGCTACTTCAATCATGCGACACTCGCATGATCATAATGGCAAAAACGAGTTTGCTGAAATGGAGTTGATGAATATAACTGTAGTTACTTCAAACAAACCGTATGGGGTGTCTGATGGCTCAAATCCGTTCTTCGATGGCCTTGGAACTCCGAAATTCAAATTAAAGAAAGGTGGAGTTCACAGCGGCCATGTTCAGACTGGACTCCGAGATCCATTTTGCATCGTCGAGAATGGGAAAGGGAGATGTAAG GATGGTTATACCATGGAGGTAACAGGTCCAGAAGCAGTGCCTGTGCTTGTTGCTACGAAAGCAAAACCGAATCGTGATCCTAGCAACTCCTTGGACAGAGAGTTTTTCAGAAGCTTCTTGGAT GTTCTTAACAGCCCTCAGCATGCTGGAAGGTTCAATTTCACAACACAATTTCCTTACTACAAAGAGACTCTATACAAACCAGATTTTGGAGGGAGGAAACTTGGGAAGAATGTGGTGTTTGATATGGATATGAGTGCAGGAGACTTTCTAGCCCTCTTTTATCTTCTTAAAGTACCCGTGGAAGTGATCAACCTCAAG GCAATAATAGTAAGTCCAACAGGCTGGGCAAATGCTGCAACAATAGATGCCATCTATGATTTACTACATATGATGGGCCGCGATGACATTGCAGTTGGTCTAGGTGACGTATTTGCAATGAACCAGTCTGATCCTCTTTTCTCTGCTGTTGGAGACTGCAAGTATGCCAAGGCTATCCCACATGGCGGTGGAGGATTTCTGGACTCCGATACTCTCTTTGGACTTGCTCGTGATCTACCACGAAGCCCACGAAG GTACACAGCAGAGAACTCTGTAAAATTTGGAGCTCCTCGCGATACTGATCATCCTGAACTGAGACAACCCCTAGCACTGGAAATATGGGAGTCTCTAGTGAAATCGCTCGATCCAGGTTCAAAGATCACATTACTGACCAATGGTCCGTTGACTAATTTAGCAAAGATAATCCTTTCAGACAACAACACATCTTCCCTAATTCAG GATGTATATATAGTGGGAGGACATATCAACTACGATAACacagaagaaaaaggaaatgtcTTTACTATTCCTTCAAATGAATATGCAGAGTTCAATATGTTCCTTGACCCTCTGGCTGCAAAGACTGTGTTTTCTTCAGGGCTCAATATCACCCTTATTCCACTAGGCGTTCAGCGCAGAGTCAGTGAATTTCCTATGATTCTGGAAAGGTTGCACCGGATTACGAAGACACCCGAAGCTATGTTTACGAGGCGTTTGCTATCAAGGCTACACCGGTTGCAGCAAAAGCATCACAGATATCAACATATG GATATATTCTTGGGAGAAATTCTTGGTGCAGTTATCTTGGGAGATGAACATTCCATTGTGAACTCATTCTTTCAAGTAAAGCCTATAGAAGTAATTGCAGAAGGTGTTGATTCTAAAGATGGGCAAATGAAAATCAATGAAAAGAGTGGAAAATCagtaaaaatattggaaaatgTAAACTCTATGGCATACTACAATCTCTTTTCAAATCAGCTTGGTGAAAAGCTACAATCAGCCGTGATTGCAAGTTTTAGCGCACAGACAAGAACTTGGAGTAAAAACCAAAGCGGTATTTGA